A genomic segment from Juglans regia cultivar Chandler chromosome 14, Walnut 2.0, whole genome shotgun sequence encodes:
- the LOC108990116 gene encoding protein disulfide isomerase-like 1-4 — translation MPSRLLLLSLAALLLFSSLSLTLSKDVKDDDDEDLSFLDEADDQSHLHHSDPDHSDEENLDEDDFENLPDFDESAYQDEYKEPEVDDKDVVVLKEGNFSDFVAKNRFVMVEFYAPWCGHCQALAPEYAAAATDLKGEDVALAKVDATEESDLAQEYDVQGFPTVYFFVDGVHKPYNGQRTKDAIVTWIKKKIGPGVSNITTLDDAERILSSESKVVLGYLNSLVGPESEELAAASKFEDDVNFYQTTNPDVAKLFHVDPEVKRPALVLLKKETEKLSFFDGQFVKSTIAEFVFANKLPLVTIFTRESASLIFENPIKKQLLLFATSNDTEKVVPVFEEVAKFFKGKLIFVYVEMDNEDVGKPVSDYFGVSGDAPKVIAYTGNDDAKKFVLDREVTLDSVKAFAGDFLEDKLKPFFKSDPIPETNDGDVKIVVGDNFDDIVLDESKDVLLEIYAPWCGHCQALEPTYNKLAKHLRGIDSLVIAKMDGTTNEHARAKSDGFPTLLFFPAGNKSFDPITVDTDRTVVAFYKFLKKHASIPFKLQKPTSTPKSENPDAKDSHERSTEDLKDEL, via the exons ATGCCGAGTCGACTCCTTCTTCTCTCACTCGCCGCTCTGCTCCTCTTCTCCTCACTCTCTCTGACCCTCTCCAAAGACGTCAAGGACGATGACGACGAGGACCTTAGCTTCCTCGATGAGGCCGACGACCAATCCCACCTCCACCACTCGGATCCGGACCATTCCGACGAAGAAAACCTAGATGAAGACGATTTCGAGAACTTGCCCGACTTCGACGAGTCGGCCTACCAGGACGAGTACAAGGAGCCCGAAGTGGACGATAAAGATGTTGTTGTTTTGAAGGAGGGCAATTTCAGCGATTTCGTGGCGAAAAACCGCTTCGTCATGGTGGAATTCTACGCGCCGTGGTGCGGGCACTGCCAGGCGCTGGCGCCAGAGTACGCCGCGGCGGCGACTGATCTCAAGGGCGAGGACGTGGCCTTGGCGAAGGTAGACGCGACGGAGGAGAGCGATCTGGCTCAGGAGTACGATGTTCAGGGCTTTCCAACTGTTTATTTTTTCGTAGATGGGGTTCACAAGCCTTATAACGGCCAGAGGACCAA AGATGCTATAGTGACGTGGATTAAGAAGAAGATAGGACCAGGTGTCTCCAACATAACCACATTGGATGATGCTGAACGCATATTGAGTTCGGAAAGTAAAGTTGTTTTGGGCTACCTCAATTCTTTGGTG GGCCCTGAGAGTGAGGAGCTTGCAGCTGCTTCAAAGTTTGAAGATGACGTTAACTTTTACCAAACTACAAATCCTGATGTGGCAAAGCTTTTTCATGTTGACCCTGAAGTTAAACGCCCTGCTTTGGTTCTGCTTAAGAAGGAAACTGAGAAACTGAGCTTCTTTG ATGGTCAATTTGTTAAATCTACAATAGCTGAGTTTGTATTTGCCAACAAGCTTCCTTTGGTTACCATTTTTACTCGGGAAAGTGCCtccttaatttttgaaaatcccATTAAGAAACAG ctgtTGCTATTTGCCACTTCAAATGACACAGAGAAGGTTGTCCCAGTATTTGAGGAGGTAGCAAAGTTTTTCAAAGGGAAG CTTATCTTCGTGTATGTGGAAATGGATAATGAAGATGTTGGAAAGCCCGTTTCAGATTATTTTGGTGTCAGTGGTGATGCTCCCAAA gtTATCGCATACACAGGAAATGATGATGCCAAGAAATTTGTGCTTGATCGGGAAGTGACCTTGGACAGTGTCAAG GCTTTTGCAGGGGATTTCTTGGAAGACAAGTTAAAACCTTTCTTTAAGTCAGATCCAATTCCTGAGACC AATGATGGGGATGTGAAGATAGTGGTTGGAGATAATTTCGATGATATTGTTCTGGATGAGTCAAAGGACGTTCTCCTTGAG ATTTATGCTCCTTGGTGTGGGCATTGCCAAGCACTGGAGCCAACATACAACAAGCTTGCCAAGCATCTACGTGgcattgattctcttgttataGCCAAGATGGATGGAACAACAAATGAGCATGCCCGGGCAAAG TCTGATGGCTTCCCAACACTTCTCTTCTTCCCAGCAGGAAACAAGAGCTTTGATCCA ATTACTGTAGATACTGATCGTACAGTGGTGGCGTTTTATAAATTCCTCAAGAAGCATGCATCAATCCCTTTCAAGCTCCAGAAACCAACTTCAACACCAAAATCCGAAAACCCTGATGCCAAAGACAGCCATGAGCGAAGCACTGAAGATTTGAAAGACGAATTATGA